DNA from Musa acuminata AAA Group cultivar baxijiao chromosome BXJ1-5, Cavendish_Baxijiao_AAA, whole genome shotgun sequence:
AGGTGCCGGTCCCGGTCGGCTCGTTCACGTTCGACCCGGCGACCGGCGCCGGCACCGTGGTCGACTCGGGCACGGTGATCACCCGGTTCGTGACCCCAGTCTACGCCGCCATCCGCGACGAGTTCCGGCGCCAGGTGAACGCCTCCGGCGGCTACACCTCGCTGGGCGCCTTCGACACCTGCTTCAGCACCGACGAGGTGGCTTCGGTGCCGGCGGTGACGCTGCGCATGGAGGGCCTCGACCTGGTGCTGCGCGTGGAGAACACGCTGATCCACAGCAGCGCGACGCCGCTGGCCTGCCTCGCCATGGCCGCCGCGCCGGACAACGTCAACGCTATGGTCAACGTCATCGCCAGCCTCCAGCAGCAGAACCTGAGGGTGGTGGTGGACGCGGCCAACGCCCGGGTGGGCTTCGCACGGGAGGTGTGCAATTGAAACCCCCATCTGATGTTGTTTTCAGTACGTTATGTTGTTGTTTTATGTTTTAGTAGCAGAGTTTGTGGGAAGAAGCGGTGTGTCTGCTTCTCTGTTGCATGGGTCAAAAAAAGGTGGTGTTTGGATGTGAATTGTCACGCGTTCTGTGTCCGGATGTGATTTGTGACTCTCTTTTGGTTTGTGGTCTATCACCGAGCTTACGAGACGCGAAGGGATTGGATGCTGAAtcgaaaaattaaatccaattggAATCGATCCTGCATCAACTTGTTCAAGATTCGATCCGATTTATCGATAATTTAGTTTTAAGAATTATAAATACTTACGATTCTAAGGTATTATTTTTGTCTGATTTATCAATTCaaattgatttttaattttaaaaatattaatataattaattctaCTATTCTGAACATTTAATTGATTGAAACACATTAATCAAACGGGTGATTCATCCTACTATAACATATCGATGACGAGTACATATTGATTCAATACAAATTGACATGAGATAGTATATCGGTATATCCTTATATATCATATATCTAGGTTTGACACTGTTGATATAAATCGATAGTTGATAGTTGATCGTAATATCGATATGAATTGATAAGACGAACCatggtttaaatatttaatttaataattattatcgtATACTATCAAATTAGATTAATTGATTATGAATTGATCCGATTACGTAAATTTgaatcgattttaatttaaaCTATCTTATTCTAATTaacctaaataaaaaaaaattgatttgaccCCTTGAACGTTTGATTCGAACCGATTTTGAACATACCCATCATCATTGATCCTGACATGATCAATTCATACAAACGGATACTATTTAGTAACATCCCATTCAACAAGAAAATACATTCACatgatatgcatatatatacatataagagAGCTTAAAACATGACAATGTAAAAGAAGATAACTCTTTCCCCTTCAAAAgagttcaaattatttgaattccAATCTCACACCAACCCCCAAATCCAAACCGTCAGATCCATTTCATCCCCCGCACCATCGGacccctcctctcctctccttctctttcctTTCTCTTCCGCTCTCACACTCTCCTTTCCCTCTCTCCACTTCATCTTGTATTAGAAGCTCCACCACTGGTGAACCGCCACGCCCGCGTCCCTCAGCTTCCCGTAAAGCGCAAGGCACTCCCAATAGGCCCGCCGCCCGCCCCGCGTCTCCCCCTTCTTCGTGTCGTCGTCCTCCCACAATTGGTGGTCGCACTCCAGGAAGAGTTCATCGACGAGACCGATCGCGCCCTCCGCCACCGCCTCCTCCACCGCCGATGCCTCCGCCTTCACCACCACGTACTCCTCCTCCTTCACGTTCCTCTCCAGCCACTCCGCCAGCGACGGCGACGCCCCCTTCTCCGCCTCGTCTGTATCCTTATTTTCTTTCTCCATAACCTCCACCCGGATGACGTCGAAGGCGCGGCCCTTTCGCGGGTAGTTCTGCTCGAACCACGCCGCTCCGCTGCCCGCCTCTCCCGCCCCTGCGACCTCCACGAACACCCGTCGTGGGTACCCGTCCAGCTCGTCCCTCGTCAGCTCCGGCAGGTACCTGGCCCTCCGCTGCCAGCCCCGTCGTCCGGGTTCCGGTGGCTCCAGCAGGGCGCCTTCCAGCCCGCTCAGGGCTTCCTTCTTCGCCACCGGCATCGACAGCAGCCGCCGCAGCCTCAGCCCTCGGCCGTTCGCGAAGGACTTCCTCATCGCCAACACGGCAACGGAGCCGACTCGTCCGACGTAGGCCGTGCGGTAGTTCGCCGGGGTAAAGGTTTCCGATGGATTGCGGCTCCATCGCACGGCAGCGACGCCGCCGATCTTGAGGATCCGGTCGATGTGTTCGAAATCGCCGGCGGAGGCGGAGAAGACGAAGTCAGCGGAGCCATCGGGTACCGCGGTGCTGCGATCGCCTGCGATCGGGTCGTTGAGGAAGACAGCGTTGTCCCCCGGGCGAAGCAGGCCGCGGCGGCTCAGATCGTGGAGGAGACTCGGGAGGAAGGTAGCGTCGCCGTAGATGGCTCCCTGGCGTTCGGCAATCCCGCCGACGTCGCCGCCGCGGAAGAATATGTCGGCGTGGAGCCAGGGTAAGGACAAGATGACGGCGGCCAGGAGCACTGATCGGGCGACGAGGCGGAGTAGGCGGCGGTCCGGCAGGCGGATCACGAGGCGCCCGCCTCCGAATTCGACGGCGCCTCCAAAGCCGAGGCGCTGGATTGCACCAGTCTTCTTCATCGTAGACATTTCCGGGAAGACGGACGAACCGAGAAGTAGGTTGCagcggcgagagagagagagagagagagagagagagagagagagagagagggggggagggagggaggggagaGGCGGGGGTCGGATTAGCGGGTACAGAAGCGGGCAGCGGTGTGGTTACCACCCACAAGGGCTACACGCGTGCTTTGAGATCGGAGGCAGAGGAGCAATAGGTTCATGGAGCGCCGCGATTCCATCATGCACTGCTTGGGATGATGGACGGTGGAGATGTGGGCGATCAGCGCAACATCTCGGCCTCCGCAGCGAATCCCAGAAGGTAATATTTTCCAACACAaaaccctcttttttttttttatcttatgaaTTTGGCAAGAGATCAACTGAGAACTCGGAAAGGAAAGATTGATagaaggggaaggaggaaagGTGGAGACAAGAGTGGAAATGAGAGGGAGGAGTGCTTAATATAGTGGAAGAGGATAATAAATTGGTTGTCATATATATAGAAATTAGATAATAATGAAAGATTATTTTTAGAAGATCAATAAATTCGTTCTCATAGATATAGGAAAAGGGTGATATTGGGAGATTATTTTTGGAAGAGGGAGCACGAAAGAAGGACCGTGGATCGTGGTAAACCAGCTGGACaataacaaaataaattaaaacgTAGAATGCGTGTCTAATATGGTTTttacaattaatttttttttttgtgtgtatgtTTCTGAAAATATTAAGTAAAACAATGTTTCCCAAACATATCGTTTCCAAGCACAAAAATCATTAATAATCTACAAAGTAAAATTCCCATCTACAAAATAGAGTGAATAATAACATTTGATCATGAAATTTATGAAAAAGACAATAGGAATATTATGTTCAAGAAGAATTTGCATGTTGAATTCATGTCCAAACCTCTAGTTGATCTATTACGTTTTACTTTTTtcaaattttaataatttatgtttcggaagattaaataataaaatgttttccaaatatatatatgtatatatggttCGTAGATGATTATGAACTTTTACACTAAAAATTTAATCGATATAGATAGACATCGCCAAATGCTATTATAGGGTGGGTGCGACCCGTTGTAAGAATTATCTATGAGGACACTAGAAACGGAAATATGGTGTAAAATTGTCTTATGTGGATTTTGCATGTTTGTTAAGTATGTAGAACTAGAGCTAATATGATCGCTGAGATATTaattgaa
Protein-coding regions in this window:
- the LOC135673918 gene encoding uncharacterized protein LOC135673918 is translated as MSTMKKTGAIQRLGFGGAVEFGGGRLVIRLPDRRLLRLVARSVLLAAVILSLPWLHADIFFRGGDVGGIAERQGAIYGDATFLPSLLHDLSRRGLLRPGDNAVFLNDPIAGDRSTAVPDGSADFVFSASAGDFEHIDRILKIGGVAAVRWSRNPSETFTPANYRTAYVGRVGSVAVLAMRKSFANGRGLRLRRLLSMPVAKKEALSGLEGALLEPPEPGRRGWQRRARYLPELTRDELDGYPRRVFVEVAGAGEAGSGAAWFEQNYPRKGRAFDVIRVEVMEKENKDTDEAEKGASPSLAEWLERNVKEEEYVVVKAEASAVEEAVAEGAIGLVDELFLECDHQLWEDDDTKKGETRGGRRAYWECLALYGKLRDAGVAVHQWWSF